In the genome of Syntrophorhabdaceae bacterium, the window CGATTATATGAACGACCTCAATATGGAGTTGTGGAAGATGGGTATTACTTCGAAGACCCAGCATAACGAAGTGGCCCCTGCCCAGTATGAGATGGCCCCTATTTTCGGCACCACCAACATTGCGACGGACCACAACCAGCTCGTGATGGAGACCATGCAGAAAGTGGCGCTGCGCCATGACCTCGTGTGCCTTCTCCATGAAAAACCGTATGCAGGCATTAACGGCTCCGGTAAGCATAACAACTGGTCTCTTTCCACCGACGACGGCCTCAATCTTCTCGAGCCCGGCAACACTCCCGGCGAGAACGTCCAGTTCCTTCTTTTCGTGAGCGGCCTCATCAAAGCCGTCGATCTCCACGCGGACATCCTGAGGGCGACCTGCGCAACCGCGGGCAACGATCACCGTCTCGGCGCAAATGAGGCGCCTCCCGCCATTATCTCCATTTTTATGGGCGAGGAGCTGACGGGAATCCTGGAAAAAATCGCAAAAGGCGAAAAGATCACCACGAAAGACGCCCAGTTCGTAAAGGTGGGCGTGGATACGCTGCCCCCCATCCCCAAGGACAATACGGACCGGAACAGGACCTCTCCTTTCGCCTTTACAGGTAATAAATTCGAATTCAGGATGGTCGGCTCGGCCCAGTCGGTCGCGGGATCGAATGTGGCGCTCAACACGATCGCGGCAGAGGCCTTCGATGAAATCGCCACCCGCCTCGAAAAAGCAAAAGACAAGAATGCCGAGGCAGCGGCTATCATCAGGGATATCTATAAGAAACATAACCGCATCATCTTCAACGGCAACAACTATTCCGACGCCTGGGTAGTCGAAGCCGAGAAGAGGGGGCTTCCCAATGTGAGGAATTCCGTGGATGCCCTCAAGGCCTTCGTCACCACCAAGGCACTTAAACTTTTCGAAAAATATGAGGTCTTTATCCCGAAGGAACTCCATTCCCGTTATGATGTGTATGTGGATGCCTATTCAAAACAGATCAATATCGAGGCCATGGTGGCAATCGACATGACGAAGCGGCAGTTCCTGCCCTCAGGCCTCGAATATGCCACCTTTCTGGCAGATTCCATCGCCACTTTCAAGAGTCTGGCGGTCAGCGCGTCCGTGCAGGCGGATATATTGAAGAAGCTCAACGGCGTGCTCTCATCGGCCTACAAGAACATGGCGAAGCTCGAAGGCGCCGTCGCCAAGGCTCAGGCAACCGGGGACGTGGCAAAGCAGGGCGAGGCTTACCGCGACAAGGTATTCCCCGCCATGCAGACCCTCAGGGCAGACGTGGATGCCATGGAGCTGATGGTGCCGAAGGACATGTGGCCGGTACCGACCTACGCCGACCTCCTGTTTAAACTGTAATAGCCGCAAAGCCCCTTGAGGGGCAGAGTAGAATAGTCACCACGGCCGCCCGATAAGGAAGAGATTCATGAACCCCCGCCTTATCGGGCGGCCTTTTGTTCCCATTAACGGCGGTTTCTCGGGGCCGCAGCAAATCATTTCAGGAAAGGATGCCATGAACCCCGGTAAGGGTGGTTGTGAAACGTCCCCGGACTGATTACATTCTTTTCATTATCCATGATTACGGAGGAATAGATGGGCCAGAAAGATATCCTCATCGCCTTTGACGGCTCGGAACACGCTCTCAGAGCGGTGACATACGCGGCAACCCGGTTCGCGCTCAAAGACGTCAAAATAACGCTCCTTTACGTGCTCCCCAATATACCCCCGGAATTCTGGGATGACGGGCATATATTGAGCACGGCAGAGAAAGAAGAGAGACAAAGGGTAGTCGACCGCTGGTTCGCAAATCAGAAAGCGGTGCTTTTGCCCCTTTTCGGGAAGGCCCGCGGGATATTCAATGAAAACGGTATCGGCAACGAGCAGGTCGAAGCCAAAATGGTGAGCGATGTGACGGACGTAGCCGAGGCTGTTCTTGAAGTGGCGACGGCAGGGGGATACGGGACTGTCGTAATCGGGCGGCGACCCGCGACACACAAGGCGCGGGGCTTTGCGGGCAGCGTAGTGACGGCCCTGCTCAACAGGGCGCACGGGCTCGCCGTCTGCGTGGTGGAATAAAAAGGGCGCGGGAGACCACCCCCGCGCCCTTATAGAATTAAATCTTTATTCGATCTTCTGCCACGTCTTATCGGGGTCGAATTTCTCGATCTTCGTGGCGATCTTTCCCGTATTTTTCCCGAGATTTTTCTGATAGACCACTCCATTCTGGTTGACCATAAAGGTCATGATCCCCGAGGAGCCATACCTTGCCGGATATGCCACCATGGCAAATCCACCGAGCATATTACCATCGAGTATGTAACTGAAGGTCCCTCCCGATGCGTTCTTCCCCTGGGCGAACAGTATTTTGTAATAGTAGCCGTGGTAGGGCACGCTCTTCTCTCCCGGCTTCGGGGATGAGTAGCCTTCGGCCCTCGCGGCTGCCATAAGGGGGCCGAGGGGGCTCGGTTCTTCGCCTTCCTTTGCATCCCAGTAGAGTCCGTCCTTTTTTCCCGGATCGCTCAGGAACTTTTGGGCGTATTCAAAAAGCCCGTCCCGGTCGAGGTCCCTGAGGGCAAATTCCCTCTGGGCATCCACGTAGGCGAGGCACACCTGGATCACGTTAAGCTCGTTGCGGCCTATCCTCCTGTCGATCATCTCCCGGCGGCCGGCCCTGGTGTCGAAGACCCATGAATTACCTCTCTTCACCACGGGGATGGCGAAAGGCCAATCTTCACTCCCTACGTAAAGCAGGGCCTTTCGGTCGCCCACTTTTTCTATACGGTTTTTTTCATCGTATCCCTTCAGGAACCGCTCGCGCTGGAGCCGGTCGTCCACCTCGTCGCCTGAATTGATGAGATCGGCATTTCCCCGGCCGTATATGGCGACAAGGGTTTTCCGGTCATGGGCCTTCAGGGCTTCCACCATCGCCTTGACCGCCTCCTCGGGAGAGGAGAAATGTCTCTGTTTTGTTTCCTTCCCATAAGCGGCCGAAGTATGAAGAAGGGAAAAGGCCAGGATAAAAGAGAAGAGAAAAGCGAAACTGACAAGGAGCGCGAGTCCCCGATTTCCATGTCGAACCGTACGAATCATATGGCAATTCCTCCTACCGTTATTTGAGACCAATCTTTTGAATATCTTTTAGCGGTGTCCCCCGCCGCCTCCGCCGCCGACGTGACCTCCGCCGCTGTGACCTCCACCGCCTCCGGCAGGTGATCCTCCGCTACCCGCGGGTCTTCCGCCGCCTCCGCCGCCTCCGGGGGCACGACCCATGCCGCCTCCTCCTCCGCCTGGAGGACGACCGACGGCACCTCCGCCACCTCCGCCCATGCCGGGCGGACGGCTCATGCCCGGGCCTCCGGGTCTTGCCGCACCGGCCGGCGGACGGCTCATGCCGGGCTGACCGGGTTGGCCCATCCGTCCCGTTCCCGAGGGACGACCGGGGCTCATGCCCGTTCTCGGCGAAGTCACTGCTTCCCGGCTCTGACGGCCCCGCTCACTCTGGATCTGCGCGTTACGGCCGCTCACACCCGGAGCGCCGGGTCTGCCCGGCGCGGACGGACGTCCTCTGAAGTCTGCGGTATGTCCCGGCACGCCTCTCGGTCCCTGACCGTATCTTTGAGCGGTCCCCATGTCTCTGTATGCGACTCCGCGCCTGTGAACCGCGTCGTGGTGCCACGCGCCACGTCCTCCGCCTCCATAGCGATTGACGTAGACATTGCGGTTTATGCGATGATTAAATCCCACGTTCTGATATACGTTCAGGCCAACGTGATGGTGCCGCCATCCGAAGCCTCCCCAGGCCCATCCCCAGGCAGCCCCCAGGGCGACCCCTATGCCGAAAGAGATGATACCGCCCACTATCACGGCCCCGACAGGGTAGTACGGGTAAGGGGGATAGTCCGGATACCACCACGGACCGTAGACGACCATGGGGTCATAGACAGGCACGTACACCACCTGGGGCTCTACGGGTTCAATCACGATGGCCGGCCCCTCGGTGATCACCCTCTGTTGGGCCGTGTTGGTGAGCGTACCCTGTGCCTGCGCCGCGGCCCTTAGTTTTTGCACCGTATCCATGACCTGGTCCTTCTGGCTCAGGAATGCATCACCAAGTCTTTGGGTCCAGTCCAGCCTCTGGTCCATCATGGCCAGGACGGAGGGGAAATTCGCCAGCGACTTTACGCTGGGGTCCCACGGCTGCTGGTCCAGGGCGGTTGCAAAGGCGTCTCCCTGAAGCTGCCTGTTGGCGCCGAGCCAGCGGTTCGCCTCCACAATCTCGATGGGATAGGTAGCGGCCATAAACACCTGGACGAGGAGCGAATCGGGATAGAGTGCGATCGGTGCGAGCATCTGATCGAGCTCTTCCTGCCTGAAAAGCGGCGGGGGAGATGTTTCTCCCTGTGGGGGAGGAGGAATCTCGGAAGGCTGAGAGAATACCCCCTGGGGAACCGCGATGAGTAGCACAAGGAGCCACACGAGTGTTCTGACACATATTTTTAGGGTCATAGTCTCTCCTCTTTACAGAATATTGCCCTGTTTCAGGATTGTCCATCCTTCTGCGGAGGATATTGATGAGTGGTCGATGGTCGATGTTTTCCCGTTTCCGATCATACCAAAGCATAATCCTCCGAAGAGAGGTCGGTCAAGGCTTTCTTTCCGGTCGACCGGCCATGGGCCGACGTGGGGACCGCGCGGTTACCACGTCCAAAGGTCACATAACTTGTAAGAATATAGGAGCGGAAATAAGTAACGACGAGTGGGTCCGCTATTTCCGTTCCGGGCTTTGAACCGAAGTCCGGTGGACATGTTCGGCACGGGGCGTCATCCCCGATAGATGCACAAATAGTCCCTTTAAGGGACATGGGGCGGCAAAGGAGGTTGAAGATGAAGAGGAAGATACTTATCACCAAGCACATAGAAAAAGAAGGGGGAGGTCTTATTGAGGACTTCTTCAGAGAGGACGGCTGGGATGTGGCCGTTGTCGAGTTGGGGAAGGGGGAGGAGCTGCCGGACTCGATCGACGAATATGGGGCGGTTTTTGTCATGGGCGGTCCCATGAATGTCTACGAAACATCGCCTTATCCCTTTCTTGAGAAAGAAGAACGTGTGATCCGGAAGTGCCTTATCGCGGAAATCCCTCTTCTGGGCATCTGTCTGGGAGCTCAGCTGCTCGCGAAGACATGCGGGGCGAGAGTGAGGAAGGCGAATCATAAGGAGATCGGCTGGTACAGGCTTTCCCTTACCGAAGAGGGCACGGAGGACGAGCTGTTCAAGGGGCTGTCCCGCACACTGAATGTGTTTCAATGGCACGAGGACACCTTCGAGATACCCCACGGAGGAACTCTGCTGGTCCACGGAAGAATCTGCAGAAATCAGGCATTCAGGGTCGGCCGGAACGCCTACGGCCTCCAGTTCCACCTTGAAGTCACCGCTGCGATGATCGAGGAATGGCTGAAGGACGAGCCCGATAAGGTCATGGGGCAACAAATTCTGAGCGACGGGGCCATGGGGTATGGGGAATTCGAGGCCCAGGCCCGTAAATTTCTCTCCAATTTTAAGGACCTTATCGAGTCCTCGCTGAGGAAGAGAAATATCATGGACATATTTACGGAGGATGAGTTGGGGAAGAAACAAGAGTCCTTCGCCGGTTAAAAAAATACCCCACGCCGGCCCTGACGCGGGGCAAACAACCGGGGGACTTTTATGGTTAACGAAATCATTGACATAGGTCATAATATGCTGTTACAATAATAGCCGATTCGGCACAACGGGGTGCATGATCAGAAGAGACGAAGGCGTCCGGGAAGGGACGCCTTTTTTCATCAAGGACGAAAAATTAAGAAGGGACGATTTATGGATCAAAAGAGCGCCGGACTTAACATTTCCATCTTTTTCTGCCAGCAGTTGGACCCGGAGCAGGACACGCACAGGCGAAGTCTTGAAAAGGAGCTGGGAGGGGGGATAAAATTTTTTCCCCTGCCCTGCAGCGGCCGGATCGACCCGCTTCACCTTATGAGGGCCCTGGAGGCGGGGGCGGACATGGTCTACCTTGTCACATGCCCGGAAGGGGCCTGTCGTTATCGTGAAGGTAATACCCGCGCTGCCAAGCGCCTCGCCTATACCCAGGGTCTTATCGAGGAGATCGGGCTTGAGCGGCAGCGCCTCGAGCTGGTCGTAACTACGGCGGACTCACCGACCACGGTAGACGCCCTCGCCAAAGCATTTCTCGCCCGGGAAGCGTGCGTCGGGCCTTCTCCTGTGAGGGGAAAATAGATTTTGGAGGAAAAAGTGGCTAATTACGAAGGAGTAAGAGCATGATAACAGCCGAAAGAAAGCCTTTAACAGAGATCAAGGAGATGATCGCGCCTTACAAGAAGATCCTGGTGGTCGGGTGCGGAAGCTGCGTGGCCGAATGCGCAGCGGGAGGAGAGAAAGAGACGGGGCTGCTTGCTTCGGCGCTTCGCATGGACGCCAAGGCATCAGGCCGCGAGATCGAAGTGAAAGAGATGACCCTCGACCGTCAGTGTGTCTATGAATTTATAGATCAGCTGACCGAGGTGATCGATCAGTTCGATGCCGTCCTCTCCTTAGGGTGCGGCGCGGGCGTGCAGGCGGTTGCCCGGGTTTTCCCCAAGGTGCATATCGTCCCCGCCCTCAATACCACTTTTATCGGAGAAACCAGGGAAGCCGGTGAATGGGTGGAAAATTGCCGGGCCTGCGGCGACTGTAAGCTCGGCTTCTTTGCCGCCGTATGTCCCGTCACGCGTTGCGCAAAAGGACTTTTCAACGGTCCCTGCGGCGGGTCGAAAACCGATCGCTGCGAGGTCGATCCTGATACCGAATGCGCGTGGCAGCTCATCATCACGAGACTCGATGAAATGGGCCGCCTTGACCTCCTCCGAAAGGTTCATCCCCCTGCGGATTGGTCGAAACAGCAGGGAAAGGGACCGAGGAAAATCCATAGGGAGGACCAGAACACGTGAAAACTGAAAGCCAGCTCAAAAAGGTTCTTATGGGAGGACATTTCGCCGTTACCGCCGAGTGCGGTCCCCCCAAAGGAGCCGATCCCGAGGCAATAATAAATAAAGGAAAGGTCCTCAAGGGCCATGTGGACAGCGTCAATGTCACCGATAACCAGACGGGAGTGGTGCGTCTTTGCAGTCTGGCCGCCTGCGCGATACTGAGGGCGGAAGGGCTCGATCCCGTGCTCCAGATGGTCACCCGTGACCGTAATCGCATTGCCCTTCAGTCGGACGTGCTCGGGGCATCGTCCCTGGGAATCCGCAATATCCTTTGCCTTTCCGGCGACCATCAGTCTTTCGGCAACCAGCCCCATGCAAAGGGAGTCTTTGATATCGATTCGATTCAATTAGTCCAGACGGTCCGCAGGATGAGGGACTTAGGCGAGATCATCGGCGGCGATAAACTCTCCGACGGGCCGGACCTGTTTGTGGGCGCCGTGGCGAACCCCTTTGCGGACCCGTTTAAATACAGGGTAACGAGATTGGCAAAAAAGGTGGACGCGGGAGCGGAGTTCGTTCAGACCCAGTGCGTCTACAACCTCGCGCGGTTCAAGGAGTGGATGGGCCTCGTGAAGGATTACGGTCTCGAGAAAGAGGTCTTTATCCTGGCAGGCATTACTCCGTTGAAATCAGCCCGCATGGCCGAGTACATGGCAAAGCAGGTGGCGGGCATGGACGTGCCCGAGGCGATCATCGACCGCATGAAAGGGGTGGCCGCAAAAGAGCAGCGCGCGGAAGGCGTGAAAATTGCGGTGGAGACCATCGAGGCCCTGAAGCAGATGGAAGGGGTGAGCGGGGTCCATATTATGGCAATCGAGTGGGAGGACGTGGTTCCCGGGCTTGTCGAGAAGTCCGGCCTTCATCCCAGACCCCTGATCTAAAGAATTTGCGAGAGGAAATACCGTAAGGAGTAACAACATGCCCCTTAAATATCATATCCAAACCGGCCAGGCGCCGAACAGGTTTCAATCGATCACCCGGTCGGGTGTTATCGCATGGGAAGAAGGGTGCCTCAAGTGCGCCCGTTGCGTAAAGAAAGAATGCGTCTACAAGGTATACGAGAAGCGCGGTATCGATTCACGCCAGATGCTCGAATCCCTGGACAGCATGTGCAAGGACTGCTTCCGCTGTGTGCAGAACTGTCCCAACAGGTTGATCCAGAAAGGGCTCAACCCCAGCTTCAAGGTCTTGGGCGACGCCTATTGGACGCCGGAGATCATTGCCGCTCTCTGGTCTCAGGCGGAGGCGGGGAAAATACCCGTTTCCGGCGGAGGATACGGCGGGGCCTTCTCCGGCCCCGGCTACGATTCAATGTGGACCGACATGTCCGAGATCGTCCGCCCCACGAGAGATGGAATACACGGCCGTGAATATATCAGCACCACCGTCGATCTGGGACGCAAGGTGATGGCCCTTCAATTCGACGAAGCAGGGGCGCTCCTCACCGAGACGCCGCCCCTGGTGGAGATACCGCTGCCGCTCATCTTCGATATACTCCCCTGGTCACCGCCGAGGGCGCGCATCACCATGGCCTTCCTCGAGGGGGCGAAAAGCCTCGGCACCTTTGCCGTAGTCCGTCAGACCGATTTCAAGGACGATATGGCGGGCTACCTTTCCCACATCATGCTCCTTCTTGACGGGAATTTGGATGACCTCGACCCCGCAATGGTTAAAAAACTGCGCCTGATAGAGGTCCCTTATACGGGAAAAGCCCTGGAAATCCAGGCGAAACTGAAGGAAATAAATCCGGATATCGTCGTCGCCATAAGGCTCGCGCTGGGGCCCGACGCCTCCGAGACCGTCTATCGCCTCACTGTGGACGGGGCGGAAATAATTCATCTCATGGCAGACGAATTTGGCAGGGAAAGGGGCGAAAACCCTCTTTTTGTAAAAGACCGGACCAAGGAGATTCACCTCAGCCTCGTGGAGCGGGGCGTGAGGGACCGGATCACGCTTATCGTGGGTGGAGGGATCGCCATGGCCGAGCACGTGGCAAAACAGATCATCTGCGGCGCCGATGCGCTTACCGTCGATATACCTCTGCTCGTGGCCATGGAATGCAGGGTGTGCCGGCGCTGCAAGGAAGGCATCGACTGCCCCGTCGATCTTCACGAGGTGAATCCCGCGTGGGGCGCAGCCCGGATCCGCAACCTCATCTCGGGGTGGCACAGTCAGCTCCTCGAGACATTGGGGGCCATGGGTATCCGCGAGGTAAGGCGGCTTCGTGGGGAAATGGGCAGAGCCATGTTTTTCGAAGATCTTGAAAAAGAAATTTTCGCCGGAATGGGCAAAAGGGGTTGATGTAATGGCAAGCGAATCACAAAAATACACATTTCCTGAAACTAAACCGGTGCCGAGCCGCTTCCGCAATGCCCTCGGCAAATATAAGGTCCGCATAAGCAAGGCGTGCACCAACTGCGGGATCTGCATAGAGACCTGCCCCCACGGGGTCTATAAACCGGGCGTAAAGAGGCCGAGACCCCTGAGGGACCATCTCTGCCTTGGCTTTTCCTGTAATAAATATGAATATTGCTGCGTGGGCAAGTGCCCCGAAAAGGCCATAGAGGTAACCGTCAACCCCTCTTTCGAGATCCTCGGCGATAAGCGGTGGCCGGCCGACCTTCTCGCCGGCACCTGGCATATGGCGGAGACCGGAGGTCTTCCCCACCAGGATTTGAATTATAAGACAGGGGAATCCGGAGGAGGGTTCGACAAGCTCCGTTTTGTCTTTCCCAAAGGCAAGGTTCGGGAGCCGGCCGATGAAGAGGTCTCTACCGCCATCGAGTTGAACCGCTCCGGCGATTCGAGGCCGAAGATCACCATTCCCGTCCCCTTCTACCTTGGGGGCATGTCCTTCGGCTCCGTAAGCATCGTGACCATGCTCTCCCGCGTCAGGGCTGCGAGCGCCCTCAACACCTTCTGCTGCACGGGCGAGGGCGGGTACCCGGAAGAGCTCATCCCTTATGACGACCATATTATTACCCAGGTTGCCACCGGCCTCTTCGGGGTGAGGGAGGAGACCATAAAGCGTGTGAGGATCGTGGAGTTTAAATACGCCCAGGGCGCCAAGCCCGGTCTCGGCGGCCACCTCCTCGGAGACAAGGTGACCCCCCGTGTCGCGGCGATGCGAGAGGCCGTGACGGGAAGCGCGCTCTTTTCGCCTTTTCCCTTCCACAGCGTCTATTCCGTTGAAGACCATAAGAAGCACGTGGACTGGATCAAGGAGATGAACCACCACGCCCTCGTGTCCGTCAAAGTATCCACCCCCACGGACGTGGACATGGTAACGGTGGGCAGCTACTTTGCGGGCGCCCATATCGTTCAGCTCGATGGAAGTTACGGCGGTACGGGTGCGGCGCCCGATATCGCCAAAAAGAATATCGCCATGCCCATAGAGTATGCCCTGCCCAAGGTACATAAGTTCCTGAGCGAGGAAGGCATCAGGGATAAGATCACGATTATCGCCAGTGGGGGCATACGCTCCGCCTACGATGTGGCTAAGGCGATCGCCATGGGCGCCGACGGCGTCTGTCTGGGTACGGCCGATCTCGTGGCCCTTGAATGCATCCGCTGCCACCATTGTGAATCGGGTCGGGGCTGCGCGCGGGGCATTGCCACCACGGACCCCGAGCTGACGGGTCTTATGGAGCTTGACTGGGCGACCCAACGTATCGTCAACATGTACCTCGTGTGGCGTAGGC includes:
- a CDS encoding universal stress protein — protein: MGQKDILIAFDGSEHALRAVTYAATRFALKDVKITLLYVLPNIPPEFWDDGHILSTAEKEERQRVVDRWFANQKAVLLPLFGKARGIFNENGIGNEQVEAKMVSDVTDVAEAVLEVATAGGYGTVVIGRRPATHKARGFAGSVVTALLNRAHGLAVCVVE
- a CDS encoding glutamate synthase-related protein gives rise to the protein MPLKYHIQTGQAPNRFQSITRSGVIAWEEGCLKCARCVKKECVYKVYEKRGIDSRQMLESLDSMCKDCFRCVQNCPNRLIQKGLNPSFKVLGDAYWTPEIIAALWSQAEAGKIPVSGGGYGGAFSGPGYDSMWTDMSEIVRPTRDGIHGREYISTTVDLGRKVMALQFDEAGALLTETPPLVEIPLPLIFDILPWSPPRARITMAFLEGAKSLGTFAVVRQTDFKDDMAGYLSHIMLLLDGNLDDLDPAMVKKLRLIEVPYTGKALEIQAKLKEINPDIVVAIRLALGPDASETVYRLTVDGAEIIHLMADEFGRERGENPLFVKDRTKEIHLSLVERGVRDRITLIVGGGIAMAEHVAKQIICGADALTVDIPLLVAMECRVCRRCKEGIDCPVDLHEVNPAWGAARIRNLISGWHSQLLETLGAMGIREVRRLRGEMGRAMFFEDLEKEIFAGMGKRG
- a CDS encoding glutamate synthase-related protein, with product MASESQKYTFPETKPVPSRFRNALGKYKVRISKACTNCGICIETCPHGVYKPGVKRPRPLRDHLCLGFSCNKYEYCCVGKCPEKAIEVTVNPSFEILGDKRWPADLLAGTWHMAETGGLPHQDLNYKTGESGGGFDKLRFVFPKGKVREPADEEVSTAIELNRSGDSRPKITIPVPFYLGGMSFGSVSIVTMLSRVRAASALNTFCCTGEGGYPEELIPYDDHIITQVATGLFGVREETIKRVRIVEFKYAQGAKPGLGGHLLGDKVTPRVAAMREAVTGSALFSPFPFHSVYSVEDHKKHVDWIKEMNHHALVSVKVSTPTDVDMVTVGSYFAGAHIVQLDGSYGGTGAAPDIAKKNIAMPIEYALPKVHKFLSEEGIRDKITIIASGGIRSAYDVAKAIAMGADGVCLGTADLVALECIRCHHCESGRGCARGIATTDPELTGLMELDWATQRIVNMYLVWRRQLVSILKRFGMKSITELTGRFDAIAHLDYLKEGEIDGVLDL
- a CDS encoding methylenetetrahydrofolate reductase, translating into MKTESQLKKVLMGGHFAVTAECGPPKGADPEAIINKGKVLKGHVDSVNVTDNQTGVVRLCSLAACAILRAEGLDPVLQMVTRDRNRIALQSDVLGASSLGIRNILCLSGDHQSFGNQPHAKGVFDIDSIQLVQTVRRMRDLGEIIGGDKLSDGPDLFVGAVANPFADPFKYRVTRLAKKVDAGAEFVQTQCVYNLARFKEWMGLVKDYGLEKEVFILAGITPLKSARMAEYMAKQVAGMDVPEAIIDRMKGVAAKEQRAEGVKIAVETIEALKQMEGVSGVHIMAIEWEDVVPGLVEKSGLHPRPLI
- a CDS encoding hydrogenase iron-sulfur subunit gives rise to the protein MDQKSAGLNISIFFCQQLDPEQDTHRRSLEKELGGGIKFFPLPCSGRIDPLHLMRALEAGADMVYLVTCPEGACRYREGNTRAAKRLAYTQGLIEEIGLERQRLELVVTTADSPTTVDALAKAFLAREACVGPSPVRGK
- a CDS encoding methylenetetrahydrofolate reductase C-terminal domain-containing protein, producing MITAERKPLTEIKEMIAPYKKILVVGCGSCVAECAAGGEKETGLLASALRMDAKASGREIEVKEMTLDRQCVYEFIDQLTEVIDQFDAVLSLGCGAGVQAVARVFPKVHIVPALNTTFIGETREAGEWVENCRACGDCKLGFFAAVCPVTRCAKGLFNGPCGGSKTDRCEVDPDTECAWQLIITRLDEMGRLDLLRKVHPPADWSKQQGKGPRKIHREDQNT
- a CDS encoding glutamine synthetase III, whose amino-acid sequence is MELTEVFGSNVFNDKVMKERLPKQIYKALKETIDKDIPLRPEVADVVANAMKDWAIEKGATHYTHWFQPLTGITAEKHDSFISPAPDGSVILEFSGKQLIQGEPDASSFPSGGLRATFEARGYTAWDCTSPAFLKTDEAGNVTFTIPTAFYSYNGEALDKKTPLLRSMTAVSKQALRVLRALGNKASAKVTATVGPEQEYFLVDKKFYLDRLDLMLAGRTIFGAPAPKGQELEDQYFGSIKDRVSDYMNDLNMELWKMGITSKTQHNEVAPAQYEMAPIFGTTNIATDHNQLVMETMQKVALRHDLVCLLHEKPYAGINGSGKHNNWSLSTDDGLNLLEPGNTPGENVQFLLFVSGLIKAVDLHADILRATCATAGNDHRLGANEAPPAIISIFMGEELTGILEKIAKGEKITTKDAQFVKVGVDTLPPIPKDNTDRNRTSPFAFTGNKFEFRMVGSAQSVAGSNVALNTIAAEAFDEIATRLEKAKDKNAEAAAIIRDIYKKHNRIIFNGNNYSDAWVVEAEKRGLPNVRNSVDALKAFVTTKALKLFEKYEVFIPKELHSRYDVYVDAYSKQINIEAMVAIDMTKRQFLPSGLEYATFLADSIATFKSLAVSASVQADILKKLNGVLSSAYKNMAKLEGAVAKAQATGDVAKQGEAYRDKVFPAMQTLRADVDAMELMVPKDMWPVPTYADLLFKL
- a CDS encoding DUF3300 domain-containing protein; protein product: MTLKICVRTLVWLLVLLIAVPQGVFSQPSEIPPPPQGETSPPPLFRQEELDQMLAPIALYPDSLLVQVFMAATYPIEIVEANRWLGANRQLQGDAFATALDQQPWDPSVKSLANFPSVLAMMDQRLDWTQRLGDAFLSQKDQVMDTVQKLRAAAQAQGTLTNTAQQRVITEGPAIVIEPVEPQVVYVPVYDPMVVYGPWWYPDYPPYPYYPVGAVIVGGIISFGIGVALGAAWGWAWGGFGWRHHHVGLNVYQNVGFNHRINRNVYVNRYGGGGRGAWHHDAVHRRGVAYRDMGTAQRYGQGPRGVPGHTADFRGRPSAPGRPGAPGVSGRNAQIQSERGRQSREAVTSPRTGMSPGRPSGTGRMGQPGQPGMSRPPAGAARPGGPGMSRPPGMGGGGGGAVGRPPGGGGGGMGRAPGGGGGGGRPAGSGGSPAGGGGGHSGGGHVGGGGGGGHR
- a CDS encoding type 1 glutamine amidotransferase produces the protein MKRKILITKHIEKEGGGLIEDFFREDGWDVAVVELGKGEELPDSIDEYGAVFVMGGPMNVYETSPYPFLEKEERVIRKCLIAEIPLLGICLGAQLLAKTCGARVRKANHKEIGWYRLSLTEEGTEDELFKGLSRTLNVFQWHEDTFEIPHGGTLLVHGRICRNQAFRVGRNAYGLQFHLEVTAAMIEEWLKDEPDKVMGQQILSDGAMGYGEFEAQARKFLSNFKDLIESSLRKRNIMDIFTEDELGKKQESFAG
- a CDS encoding DUF2950 domain-containing protein translates to MIRTVRHGNRGLALLVSFAFLFSFILAFSLLHTSAAYGKETKQRHFSSPEEAVKAMVEALKAHDRKTLVAIYGRGNADLINSGDEVDDRLQRERFLKGYDEKNRIEKVGDRKALLYVGSEDWPFAIPVVKRGNSWVFDTRAGRREMIDRRIGRNELNVIQVCLAYVDAQREFALRDLDRDGLFEYAQKFLSDPGKKDGLYWDAKEGEEPSPLGPLMAAARAEGYSSPKPGEKSVPYHGYYYKILFAQGKNASGGTFSYILDGNMLGGFAMVAYPARYGSSGIMTFMVNQNGVVYQKNLGKNTGKIATKIEKFDPDKTWQKIE